TTTATTGTAAAAAGAGGGACCCAGAGATATTTGGTTACCAATCAGCAACTCCGTTATTACAGGATAAAAAGTTCCAATGGTAACTATCGCCGTAAAGAAAAGCAAAACTATATTATTTAAATAAAAACCGTAATCTTTAGATATTAAAGAGTGAATTTCTTCTCCCTTAAAAGATTTTCGACGATATATGACTAAGAAGATAAATCCCAAGGTAAACAATATCATAAACCAAAAGAAGTAAACAGCAATTGATGACCTTCCAAAAGCGTGAACCGACTCTATTATGCCGCTTCTGGTTATAAAGGTACCAAGAATACACATCAAAAAAGTTACCATTGCCAAGATTAACGTCCATATCTTAAACAATTTCCTCTTTTTGTAAACAGCCAATGAGTGAAGAAGAGCTGTACCGGTAAGCCAAGGAAGAAGAGAGGCGTTCTCAACCGGATCCCAGGCCCAATATCCACCGAAAGCAAGCTCGTCATAGGCCCAAAGAGAACCTAAAAAGATACCGATTCCTAAAAATAACCAAGCAAATAAAGTCCATCTTCTACATCTCGATACCCAAGGACCATCGGGTTGATTAGTTATTAATGCTGCAGCGCTCAACGCGAAAGGAACGGTAAAGGCCGCATATCCTATAAATAAAGCCGGCGGATGAAAAACCATTTGGGGATGTAAAAGTAAAGGATTTAACCCTATCCCATCGGCAAGAAACATTGGCGCCGTTTCAAAAGGATTAGCCGGTAAAGCTAAAAGCAAAAGAAAGAAAGACTGAGCAATAACCAGTATCGCCAAAGCATACTGGGTTAATCTGCCTTTTCTGTTTGCCAAGAGAAAAATGAGCGTAAACAAAGAAAGTAACAACTGCCAAAGAAGAAGAGAACCCTCCTGCCCTCCCCAAAAAGCAGTTATTGTATAGAGAAGCGGCAAATCCCTGCTGGAATAACTGAAAACATAGAGAATAGAAAAATCTCTTACAAGAAAAGCCCTCAAAAGAATTAACGAAGCAGTGCTCGACAAAATGAACAAAATCCATATGCTAATGTGGCCTGCTTTAATAACCTTGCCGTTCTTAGTTTTAAGGCCGTATATAAAAAGAATAGCAGCTGTAACTGCCACTGCCAATGAAAGCCAAATTGTAACCTCTCCAAACTTAGCCACACTATCCCTCTATTCTTCTGATGTATATTTTGATGGGCATTTAGCTAATAAACTGTCAGCCTTAATACCTGAATTCGGCTCATAGACACCCTCAACAATCACTTCTGCCCCTTTTTTTAACGCACTTGGTAAAACACCTGAGTAAACAACTGCAACCGAATTTTCTTCATCAGCAATCATAAACTTATAAACGCCCTCGTTCTCCTCGACAATATCACCCACAACTTTTCCCGACACCTTAACGGATTTACCATGTAAAGATTCATCCGAAACAACCTCACCGGGAGTCCGGTAATACAAAAAAGAACTGCCGGCAGTATATAAAAGAATCCCGAAGAAAATTATTATTATGACACTGGTAATAACAATACGTTTACGTTTTGCTTTCATATTGACCTCCTGTCTCTAAATTAAGCTGATTCATTATACAAAAAAAAATTATTTTAAACAAACCAGTCGCTTGGTCACTACCCCTGCCTGACGGCAGGCAGGGCTCCTTTGGAAAATGCAAAATGTAAATTAAAAAGATAAGCGCGGCCTTTAAAAACAGCCTTTTGGTTCAACCCTTAAGCCAGCCCTTGGCCAATAGCTATTACCGCCATATCATTTTTAGGCGCCGTGCCTGCCGGCCCGGATAAACCGGTGGCTTATAACACTAATTAATCAGCTTCTTTTATCAACCAAGTTAAAATTAAAGCAGCTATAAATAAAAGGCCGTTGATTGAGAAAAAACTTAGCCGAATAAGTAAATTTGATGAAGAGCGCGCCGGGCCACTTGGATGAAAAATAGCCGAACCAGCAGTTGAATAAAGCCAGACTACAAAAGATGCAAGAATTATATTTAAAGCAGATGTAATTTTCTTATCATCAACCCAAAGGGAGAAAAGATAAAAAAGAGGCGCCACCACTAAAATAAAGATGGTAATTTTAAAACGGGGTTCCGCTAAAAAAACCCACTTTCCCCAAATCATCTTGGTAACAAAGATTGATAGCACTCCATTGAAAACCCAGATCAAGAGAGCAATTTTCTGTGAAGAAACAGCCCATTTGCCAAGAGAATCCTTTTTAAAAATAAGATGAAGGGCTCCAAAAATACCGGCTAATATAAATATCATTATGCCGACTATAGCAAGACCGGCATGAATATATAAAACTTTAATCCAATTCCCTAATGTGCTTTCGGCCGGGGAAAAAATAGAAATAATTAAAATAAAAAAACAAATCAGCCCGATAAGATAAGTGCCATTTCTCTTACTTAACAGCGCACTCTCCACCTTCACCTCTTAGAATTTTAATCCCGTGAGGAATAGCAGGAAGCACAACTTCCAAACACTCTTTTGCCGCCTTGGGGCTGCCGGGAAGATTTATTATAAGTGTTCTACCCCGCATACCACTCACCGCTCGAGAAAGCATGGCGTTTGGTGTAATTTTTAAACTTTCCGCACGCATCGCTTCCGCAAAACCGGGAACCTCTTTATCTATCACCGATATTGTAGCCTCAGGCGTCACATCTCTGGGAGATAACCCCGTACCACCGGTCGTAAGAACCAAATCCACTTTCTCGTAATCAGCTAAAATTCTTAAATCTTTGGCGATGAGTCTTTTTTCGTCGGGTATTATTTGATAGGAAACAATTTCAGCTCCATTCTTTTCCATTATTTCCTGGAGAATTTTGCCACTTTCATCAACCCGTTCTCCTTTTGAGCCCTTGTCACTTATGGTTAAGATTGCGACTTTCATAACACACCTCCATATATCATTGGTAGCCACTGATATCTGCTATCTAGCTGATAGCCCGTTCCCCGCCAGTGACGGGTCACTTGATAGCCGATAGCCCGTTCCTCCATCAACAATGGAGTCACTCAATGGCAAAAACAAAAACCTCCTGCTTAATTGCTAAATAGCCCGGCCTACGGCCTCGATGGCCGATGGCTCGCTCACTACTGTTCGCTCAATAGCCCATAGCTCAAACCATCAGTCCGAAATTAGTTAGCTTGTTGGTTGGTTTGTTTTCCATGCTCCATACTCTATACTCCATCTACCATAAGCCATTTAGTCGGTAGTCTCTTAGTTGAGAGTCCCACCAAAGGCGGGCAAGCGGGTGTTTGTTGGTTTTTTTCCTTTACCCTCTCAACTTTCTATCTGCTATCTGCTATCTGCCATCAGCCATCTGTCCTCACAAAAGTTCCGCTTCTGCCCCCGCTCTTCTTCACAAGTTTTATCTCTTTGATTTCCATCGTCTTATCAACAGACTTACACATATCATAAATTGTCAAAGCGGCAATTGCTACCGCGGTAAGCGCCTCCATCTCTATGCCTGTTCTGTCCATAGTCTTGGTAGTCGCTAAAATTTCAATTGATGAATTTTTTTCATCAATTTTAAAATCAATGTCCACCCCCGTTATTTGAATGGGATGACACATGGGAATAATGTCACAAGTTTTTTTCGCTCCCATAATTCCCGCAACCTGGGCAACAGCAAGAACATCCCCTTTTTTCACACCACTGGTTTTAATTAGGTCAAGAGTTTCTTTTTCCATTTTAATTAAGCCCTTGGCAACTGCTTCACGAACCGTTATTTTCTTTTCGCTGACATCAACCATCTTTGCTCTCCCATGTTTGCCAAGGTGAGTTAGGTTACGTTTATTTTCCATTTTATCCTCCAATTTGAGACATTGTCCTCACAAAATCCTTTTTAAGAGCAGATGAATGATCTTTTGGTTTCTCCTTTAATGCCCTGCTTAAAACCTCTTTAACCGCTTCTTCCGGATGATTGTTTCTCATAGGTCCAATTATATCTATCTCGTCGTTTGAAAAAAGACATGTCTTGAGTTTCCCGTCAGCCGTAAGTCTCAATCGGTTGCATTCGGGGCAAAAGTGGTTGCTCATCGGAGAAATAAAACCAACTGTTCCAAGAGCACCTTTAAACTTCATGTACCTTGCCGGACCAGACCCCCGCGGAGAATCAACCTTATTAAGTGAACCAAATGTTTTTAACTTTTCGGCTATCTCGGAGCAAGTAAGACCTGCCTTAAAACCTACCTCCTTGCTAAAAGGCATATACTCTATGAACCTTACATGCAGCGGGTAATCAAAGGTAAGTTTGGCAAAGTCCTTTAAATCACTCAAACCGTCGTTTATTCCTTTTAAAATGACAGCATTGATTTTTAACGGCTTAAACCCAACATCTAATGCTTTTTGAATCCCTTTCTTCACAATATTTAAATCTCCAACTCGCGTTATTTGTTTAAATTTCTCGGAATTTAGAGAATCAATACTTACATTGATGCGTTCAAGCCCCGCTTTATATAACTCTTCAGCAAAATCAGCCAAAAGAACTCCGTTTGTGGTAAGCGACATATCATGAAGCTCGGGTATGCCGGATAAACTTCTTATTAAATCCACTACGTCCCTTCTTACGAGGGGTTCTCCTCCAGTGAGCCTAACCTTTGAAATGCCCTGCTTTATCGCGTGAGATACAAATAACTCAATCTCCTCATATGTGAGAATATCCCTATGTTTCTTAAAATCCGAAAGACCTTCTTTAGGCATACAATATATGCAACGTAAATTACATTTATCGGTAATTGAAACTCTAAGATAGTCTATCCGCCTATTATGATTATCAAATAATTCCGGCAACTGTCTTCTCCTTAATGATCTTCGGGTAAGTTAATCAAATGAACCTTAACTTTATCCCCGGTTTTAACTAAAGTTGTTTCTGCGGGAATCACCGCTATTCCGTTGGCCAAAGACATTGATTTCAAGATACCTGAACCCTGAGGCCCGGTTAAAGAAACGTAAAACTCCCCGTTTTTTCTCCTAACATTAACCCTAACAAAAAACGCTCTGCCTGGTTTTTTCTTTAAGTCATGTTCAAATATAGCATCCACTTCGGGACGAAAGATATGATTCTTTCCCATCATCTTTAAAATTGCCGGCCGAACATACTCCTCAAAACAGACCACCGTCGAAACTGGATTCCCCGGAAGACCAAAGATAAGCTTGTCGCCTAAACGCCAAAAGGCCAAAGGCATGCCCGGCTTTTGAGCTACTTTCCAAAATTTAAGCTCAGCTCCCAGCCCAGTTAAAACATCTTTAACCACATCATAATCACCCATAGAAACTCCACCGGTAGTTAACAGGATATCCGAAATGTTTAACCCCTTCTCAATTAACTTTCTTGTAGCATCCATGTTATCGCGAGCTACCTCTAAAGGGACGGGTTTAGCCCCACACGATATTACTTGAGCCGTAAGAGAATAGGTGTTGCTGTTTCTAATCTTCCCCGGTGCCAGCGGCTCATTAATCTCAACTAATTCATCACCGGTACTAATTATTGCAATGGTGGGCGGTTTAAAGATTTTAAGCTCACTTTTCCCCAAGGAAGCAAGCAAACCTATCTCCTGAGGCCTTATATCGAGCCCACAAGGGAAAACCTTTTCACCTTCAGTTACATCTTCTCCCGTCAAGCGAACGTTATCCCCTTTTTTTGCTTCACAATAAATCAACACTTCTTCATTATTTAAAGAGGTATCTTCTTTTTTAACTACTGAATCGGCACCTTGGGGAACAGGAGCACCCGTCATAATCTTTAACGCGGACCCGGAAGTAACTTGAAAATCAGACACATCTCCCGCTTTTAAATCCCCTAGAACCTTTAACTTACAAGGAGACTCTTTAGATGCCCCAACGGTATCGGAAGCAATGATCGCAAAACCATCCATAGCTGAATTATCAAAGGGAGGTATGTTCATATCAGAAACTACATCCTCTGCAAGGACATACCCTAAAGAATCCATGAGATTGACTTTTTCAACAGGTTGAAGTCTCACTTCATCTAAAATTATTTTTAATGCTTCTTCTGGTTTAATCATCAAATCTCACCCGTTAGTCGGTAGTCTGTTAGTCGAGAGTTGGGAGTTTGTTGGTTTTTTCCTTTACCCTCTCAACTTTCTATCAGCCCCGCCAGAGGCGGGCGGGCATCTGCTATCACAACTTTACCCTATACCCTATGCTTTTCACTATAATTTCTCTATTCATTTTTGTCTTGCTGAAAGCTGGAGGCTGACGGCTGGGGGCTGAACTCTGTTACCCTTCACTTTTTTCCCTAATTACTTTCTAATCACATGAACCGCTGTCGATTTAAAACTTGCCGTCACTTCTCCGCCTTCCTTTAACCCTATTTCCTCAGCAGATTGCTTGGTAATAAGAGCAATTAACGGAAAACCACAATTAAGATTAACTTTAATCACCGCGCCGAGCGATGTCAACTTCACAATCTTGGCATTAAAATTATTTCTTGCGCTTGAGCTTTTCTTTTCTTTACTGATACTTACGGTAACATTTTCCGGCCTTATCCCTAAAAGAACTTTTTCTCCAATGG
Above is a genomic segment from Candidatus Oleimmundimicrobium sp. containing:
- the glp gene encoding gephyrin-like molybdotransferase Glp — encoded protein: MIKPEEALKIILDEVRLQPVEKVNLMDSLGYVLAEDVVSDMNIPPFDNSAMDGFAIIASDTVGASKESPCKLKVLGDLKAGDVSDFQVTSGSALKIMTGAPVPQGADSVVKKEDTSLNNEEVLIYCEAKKGDNVRLTGEDVTEGEKVFPCGLDIRPQEIGLLASLGKSELKIFKPPTIAIISTGDELVEINEPLAPGKIRNSNTYSLTAQVISCGAKPVPLEVARDNMDATRKLIEKGLNISDILLTTGGVSMGDYDVVKDVLTGLGAELKFWKVAQKPGMPLAFWRLGDKLIFGLPGNPVSTVVCFEEYVRPAILKMMGKNHIFRPEVDAIFEHDLKKKPGRAFFVRVNVRRKNGEFYVSLTGPQGSGILKSMSLANGIAVIPAETTLVKTGDKVKVHLINLPEDH
- the moaA gene encoding GTP 3',8-cyclase MoaA; protein product: MPELFDNHNRRIDYLRVSITDKCNLRCIYCMPKEGLSDFKKHRDILTYEEIELFVSHAIKQGISKVRLTGGEPLVRRDVVDLIRSLSGIPELHDMSLTTNGVLLADFAEELYKAGLERINVSIDSLNSEKFKQITRVGDLNIVKKGIQKALDVGFKPLKINAVILKGINDGLSDLKDFAKLTFDYPLHVRFIEYMPFSKEVGFKAGLTCSEIAEKLKTFGSLNKVDSPRGSGPARYMKFKGALGTVGFISPMSNHFCPECNRLRLTADGKLKTCLFSNDEIDIIGPMRNNHPEEAVKEVLSRALKEKPKDHSSALKKDFVRTMSQIGG
- a CDS encoding cytochrome c-type biogenesis CcmF C-terminal domain-containing protein, encoding MAKFGEVTIWLSLAVAVTAAILFIYGLKTKNGKVIKAGHISIWILFILSSTASLILLRAFLVRDFSILYVFSYSSRDLPLLYTITAFWGGQEGSLLLWQLLLSLFTLIFLLANRKGRLTQYALAILVIAQSFFLLLLALPANPFETAPMFLADGIGLNPLLLHPQMVFHPPALFIGYAAFTVPFALSAAALITNQPDGPWVSRCRRWTLFAWLFLGIGIFLGSLWAYDELAFGGYWAWDPVENASLLPWLTGTALLHSLAVYKKRKLFKIWTLILAMVTFLMCILGTFITRSGIIESVHAFGRSSIAVYFFWFMILFTLGFIFLVIYRRKSFKGEEIHSLISKDYGFYLNNIVLLFFTAIVTIGTFYPVITELLIGNQISLGPSFYNKLASPLGYIYLFFIGICPLLGWKTTDTSRFIKKITLPSILSLVGALATFFFWDKNLWGSIGFFFCIFAGTTTLQVTYRELLAGMKHGGNLWHKMKANRVRYGGLLSHIGIVIIFVGLIGSTFYLTESEATLKKGESLTVKDATVTNEGLFVDNSDFSKEIIGVNLALKADGEHKGRLSPKLIYHLKQDTMTSKVNIKSGVTRDIFVILSSYDQDESARIQFKLIPLMSWIWMGAIVLFAGTVIAFWPDKSKVWLKEVK
- the moaC gene encoding cyclic pyranopterin monophosphate synthase MoaC, coding for MENKRNLTHLGKHGRAKMVDVSEKKITVREAVAKGLIKMEKETLDLIKTSGVKKGDVLAVAQVAGIMGAKKTCDIIPMCHPIQITGVDIDFKIDEKNSSIEILATTKTMDRTGIEMEALTAVAIAALTIYDMCKSVDKTMEIKEIKLVKKSGGRSGTFVRTDG
- a CDS encoding cytochrome c maturation protein CcmE; translated protein: MKAKRKRIVITSVIIIIFFGILLYTAGSSFLYYRTPGEVVSDESLHGKSVKVSGKVVGDIVEENEGVYKFMIADEENSVAVVYSGVLPSALKKGAEVIVEGVYEPNSGIKADSLLAKCPSKYTSEE
- the mog gene encoding molybdopterin adenylyltransferase gives rise to the protein MKVAILTISDKGSKGERVDESGKILQEIMEKNGAEIVSYQIIPDEKRLIAKDLRILADYEKVDLVLTTGGTGLSPRDVTPEATISVIDKEVPGFAEAMRAESLKITPNAMLSRAVSGMRGRTLIINLPGSPKAAKECLEVVLPAIPHGIKILRGEGGECAVK